CATGCTCTCATAGGTTATGCATACATTTTATTAGCCGGCGTGTTAAGTGTGTCTTTTGACTTTATCCCGTTTTATGAATGCCGCCATCGAATTCGTCGCGGCTTTTGATGGTCAAAAAACTCCCACAGCCGCAAAAAAAAAGCCATTTCAAAAAAACAGTCTGGTGAAACCCTGCTTTAAACTTTGAACCGAATCCCAATCAAACATGATTTGTTCCTTTAATGATTGATCGATGTTCGTCTCTTATTTATATTTATATTTTATATAAAAGCGCTCTTGACATCATTATAAAATATAACTACACTCTATGCATGCAATTTGAATGGGATGAAAACAAACGCAAAGCAAACATCAGGAAACATTCCATTGACTTTGCCGACGCAAATGATTTTTGTTAAAAACAATCCTGTTATTTTTCAGGACACTCGCCGGAACTACGGAGAAAAACGTTTTATTGCCATGGGTCCGCTCAGAGGCAGACTCATGGTCGTTATCTTTGCCATGCGTCAAAGCGCCATCAGAATGATCTCCATGCGAAAAGCAAATGACAGGGAAAGGGGCCGCTATGAAGAAATCAAAGACAAACTGGGAAAAAATTGATTCCATGAGTGATGAAGAACTTACCCAAAACGCTATATCCGATCCCGACAATCCACCCCTTGATGATACATTTTTTTCCCATTCAAAACCCGTTGACTTGCCGCGCGGAAAAAAACAGATCACCCTCCGCATAGATGAAGATGTGTACATCTGGTTCAAAGCCAACAGTAAAAAATACCAGACACATATTAATGCCGTGCTCAAGGCGTACAAAGAATCACGAGTCAATGTCATTAACTTAAGCGATTAAAATGAATATTTTTATTGATTTTTCAGGCAGTTATGATATTTTTGT
This genomic window from Candidatus Desulfarcum epimagneticum contains:
- a CDS encoding HigB toxin protein (fragment) — translated: MKKSKTNWEKIDSMSDEELTQNAISDPDNPPLDDTFFSHSKPVDLPRGKKQITLRIDEDVYIWFKANSKKYQTHINAVLKAYKESRVNVINLSD
- a CDS encoding hypothetical protein (Evidence 5 : Unknown function); protein product: MIDRCSSLIYIYILYKSALDIIIKYNYTLCMQFEWDENKRKANIRKHSIDFADANDFC